A genomic region of Raphanus sativus cultivar WK10039 chromosome 6, ASM80110v3, whole genome shotgun sequence contains the following coding sequences:
- the LOC108809073 gene encoding AP-3 complex subunit sigma produces MIKAVMMINTQGKPRLSKFYDFMTVEKQQELIRGVFSELCSRPENVSNFLEIDSLFGPDSRLVYKHYATLYFVLVFDASENELAMLDLIQVLVETLDKCFSNVCELDIVFNYSKMHTVLDEIVFGGQVLETNSTEVMKAVEEISKLEAASNAISLVPKSVSGWRGR; encoded by the exons ATGATAAAGGCAGTGATGATGATAAACACACAGGGCAAGCCACGCCTATCCAAGTTCTACGATTTCATG ACTGTAGAGAAGCAACAAGAGCTTATCCGCGGCGTATTTTCAG AATTGTGCAGTAGACCTGAGAATGTAAGCAATTTCCTGGAGATTGATTCATTGTTTGGCCCG GATTCTCGGCTTGTTTACAAACACTATGCTACTCTCTATTTCGTGCTTGTTTTTGATGCATCAGAGAATGAGCTTGCTATGCTTGATCTCATCCAAG TTCTTGTTGAAACACTAGACAAATGCTTCAGCAATGTCTGTGAACTCGACATTGTGTTCAACTACAGCAAG ATGCACACAGTGTTAGATGAAATTGTGTTTGGAGGACAAGTTCTTGAAACTAATTCCACGGAAGTCATGAAGGCTGTTGAAGAAATATCAAA GTTAGAAGCTGCTTCAAACGCTATTTCACTTGTCCCCAAGTCTGTTTCCGGGTGGCGAGGCCGATAA
- the LOC108809110 gene encoding protein AE7-like 1: MTLGMINANPVVQARKERLARTQDQYRDDDGLDPLDIYEYVRDIRDPEHPYSLEQLSVLSEDSITLDDKLNRILITFTPTIQHCSMATIIGLCLRAKLKECLPLHYKVDIRVSPGSHADEDSVNKQLNDKERVVAALENPNLRQLVDECICSTEM, from the exons ATGACGCTGGGAATGATAAACGCGAATCCAGTAGTGCAAGCTAGGAAGGAACGTCTCGCTCGTACACAAGATCAGTACAGAGATGATGACGGCCTTGATCCTCTCGACATCTATG AGTATGTAAGAGACATAAGAGATCCGGAACACCCTTATTCCTTGGAGCAACTAAGTGTTCTGTCTGAAGACTCCATCACTCTCGATGACAAGCTTAATCGCATCCT GATAACGTTTACACCGACGATCCAGCATTGTAGTATGGCAACTATAATTGGTCTGTGTTTGAGAGCTAAGCTTAAAGAATGCTTGCCCCTCCATTATAAG GTTGATATCAGAGTGTCTCCCGGTTCTCACGCCGATGAAGATTCAG tGAATAAACAGCTGAATGATAAAGAAAGAGTGGTTGCTGCATTGGAGAATCCTAATCTTCGCCAGCTTGTGGATGAGTGTATCTGCTCCACTGAGATGTGA